From the genome of Sphingobacterium sp. UGAL515B_05:
TTTCTTGTATGATGCTAAAGCAGATATCGCTATGGGCGATAAAATTGGAAAGGTGACGTTATCTGCTTATTCGCAGAATAAGTCACCTGAGATGGTTTTCGAGAATCTAAATTATACGTATGGAAAGTGGAATGATCTGGATCTTAAAAAGACGAAAATTCAGAATCTAGGGTTCCAATATGCCAATCCGATGCTTGGTTTCCATGGTAAGGTTGAGTATTTTTTGATGAATAATTATACCTATTTCGAAGAGCGGCCCAATCCACAGGACGATCCTAAAAATGACAAATGGATTGTTCCAGCGCAATTGGATAAGGCTAATTTATTGAAAGTGACTGTCGGACAAAAGTTTAAATTCAACCATTTTACCTTTGATAATCTTATCGTTTATCAAAAGACAGATCAACAGGATGTGCTGGCGGTTCCTGAATTGTATACTTGGCATAGTTTGTATTACAGTAATCTCTTTTATAAAGTTATTGATTATAGTATCGGTCTGGATGCTAAATTTAATACGCCCTATGCAAACCCGAATTATTCGGTCGGTACGGGACAATTTTACAACGCATACAAACAGCTCGAGTTTTCGACTTATCCAGTTATGGATTTGTGGATTACAGCAAACATACAACGGGTAAATATGTTTTTGAGTTATAATTTTTTAAACCAGAACTTCTACCCGCACGGCTACTACACCGTAAGACGGTATCCGATGAATACCGCCAATTTTAGATTTGGTATTTCCTGGAAGTTTTATGATTAAAAATTATGTAGGTGTTTCTTAGCTTGTTGTGATATTAAAGGCATAAAATCTTATAAAATAATTTTGAGAATAAAATTTTTAAGCTATATTTGCACACGCAATTAGGGAACGGCGTTCTTTAAAAAAGTATGGAGGCTTAGCTCAGCTGGTTCAGAGCATCTGCCTTACAAGCAGAGGGTCACAGGTTCGAATCCTGTAGCCTCCACCATACAAAGTCGGAGAATTAGCTCAGCTGGTTCAGAGCATCTGCCTTACAAGCAGAGGGTCACTGGTTCGAATCCAGTATTCTCCACCAATCCAAAACGGAGGCTTAGCTCAGCTGGTTCAGAGCATCTGCCTTACAAGCAGAGGGTCACAGGTTCGAATCCTGTAGCCTCCACAAAAGCATCATCAAATGGTGCTTTTTTTTCGTTAGGGGGTTTAGCTCAGCTGGTTTAGAGCACTACCTCGACAAGGTAGGGGTCACTGGTTCGAACCCAGTAATCCCCACGATAAAAAAAGCGTTCTTCATGAACGCTTTTTTTATGGGCTTAAGGCTCTGTAATTTGAAAGCCCCCACTCGGTATTCAATCTGTCTCGGGAGTTGCTCGCTTTTTTTTCTTCTTATTTTCGTTTCTTTCCTAGCTTAATGCCGTAACCTGTCGTCCATTCAATAAAGTCGGCTTTACCGCCGTGGGCTTTAATAGACACTCCAGCAAAGAAATCTTTGTAGACTTTATAACGCACACCTGCTCTTAAATACACAGGCATGCTTTCGCCATTGAATTCGTTGCGATGAAGATAGGCCCCAATATTTCCGTTGATATATAGGCGTGAATTTAGCACATGGTCAATATAGAATGCCGGACCATAAGAAAATAGGGCGGAGAATTTTCCGGCTTTGTCGCCTGCGACCTTGGCGTCGTTTCCACTTGCTGAATAAAATGCATCAAACCCAGCGCCAAGCCGCCATTTATAGCCCAAATGCTTGCTGTAGTATGCACCTAACATGGATTTAAAATATTGGCTGTCGTGTTCGCGATCGATCTGTTTAAAGCCAAAGGCATAATTGAAATGGAGCTCTTCTGTTTTCTCCATCTTTGGGATACTGGTTTTTCTAAAATCAAACGGCTTATTTGTTGGTGTGTACGAGACAGACAGGCTCAATGGGACCAGGTTTATCCCGGTGTTCGGTAATGCCAGGGCTCCATTGCTGAAGTGATGAAAGGCCGCCCCGGCTCCTATTTGAAAGTGTTTATTTAGCCGATAGTTAGCCTGAAGTCCAAAATCAATAAATACATTGTTTTTGCTGCCAATAAGTAGATTGAATGGATTCTCTTCCTCGTTATAGGGGTTGAATCTGCCAGAAAGACCGAGTGCAATACGATAGTTGAAATTCCATCTTGAATTTACTTTTGGTCTTATAGGGATAGCAACAAAGCCATAGGCAGCGAAAGGGCGTCCGAGATGCTCCTGGCCAAACGTACTACTATAGATTCCGATACCGTATATCGGGTAATTGAATATCTCGTTATAAATGCTCTTTAGCGAGTCTTGAAACTGTGTTTGAAAACCAACTCTAAAATTTAGTCCACTATAATAAGAGTCAGCGAGCGTTTCTTTGGAACGCTCATTGAATTTAAGCTCGCCGCCACTTTCATGTTCAAGTTGAAATATAAGTCTTGTTTTAGCAGGGGTACGGCTCTGTAAAGTGTCTTTTGGATTTTCTATACGGGGTGTGACCTGTGCAGTGGCACGAAAGGAGAGCAGTGCCAGGGTCACAAAAGCAAGTATTCTTGATATCATGAAATAAAACGTTAGCGTTTTTTAAAATTTTTGCAAAAATAAGAATGATATATCATTGTAACAATAGTATTTAAACAGTAGGGAAATCAAGTTGCAAAAAATGCCGTTTTTCAGCTGTGTCTTGTAACTGAGTGGCAGGTAAAATAGGGTGGCTTAACCATCAGGATGTCAAATGGGTAAATAAATGTTGTTTATGTCTTAATTGTATTGCATTTGAAAAGCAATTTATCTAAGTTTGAGCTGAAAAGAAAAAGGAAATATGATTAAAAACCTATTTAAAATTACTGCTGTTACGTTTGTACTAACAACAGCAGGGGGGGCTTTGTTTGCCCAAAACACTAAATTTGATTGGAAAGAAGCAACTGAAGGCGGATACACCTACAAGTACGTGACCAATGACCCTACCCATTCGCGGTTTTACAAATTAAAGAATGGCTTAACCGTGATTTTAAGCCCGACAAAAAAAGAACCGCGTATTCAAACTTATATTGCAACAAAAGCGGGGAGTAAAACAGATCCGAAAGATCATACCGGTTTGGCTCATTACCTGGAGCATATGCTATTCAAAGGAACGGATAAATTTGGATCCAAAGATTGGGCAAAGGAAAAACCTTTGTTGGATCAGATTGATGCGCTCTACGAAAAATATAATGGTACAACAGACGAAACCGAACGGAAAGCAATCTATAAGGAAATCGATAAGGTATCTGGAGAAGCTGCGAAATATGCTATCGCAAATGAGTATGATAAATTGATGGCGTCAATGGGAGCGGAAGGCACCAATGCTTTTACTTCATTTGAGCAGACTGTTTATCAGGAGCAAATTCCCAGCAATGTAATGGACAAGTATCTTGCTGTGCAGGCAGAACGGTTTAGATATCCGGTATTGCGCCTTTTCCATACTGAGCTGGAAGCTGTGTATGAAGAGAAAAATATCAGCTTGGATAAAGATAATCGTAAAGCTGTAGAATCGATGTTCTCAGCAGCATTTCCCAATAATAATTACGGAAAGCAGACGACAATCGGTACAGTAGAGCATCTTAAAAATCCGTCTTTGAAAGCGATTCGTGAATATTTTCATACCTATTATGTCCCTAATAATATGGGGGTGATAATGTCGGGCGATTTTGATCCTACCGAGGTGGTCAAAAAGGTGGATAAGGCCTTTGCTTTTATGCAGGCGAAAGAGATTCCAGCCTATACTTTTGATGCGGAGAAACCAATTTTAACTCCTGTTGTCCGCGAGGTTAAAGGTCCGGATGCTGAATTTATGTTAATGGGGTTCCGTTTTCCTGGCGCTGCGACAAAGGATGCCCGTATGCTTAATCTGATGAGTCAGATCTTGACGAATGGTTCTGCTGGTCTGATTGATCTGGATTTGGTGAAGAATCAAAAATTATTAGGTGCTGGCGCTTTCCCTTATGTGTTAAAAGACTATTCTTTGCTCCTGTTGCAGGGTAATCCTGGTCAGGGACAAAGCTTGGAAGAGGTGCAACAGCTGCTGTTGCAAGAATTGGCGAAATTGAGAAAAGGTGAATTCTCGGATGATTTGATAACAGCCATCGTCAACAATGCGAAGAAAGACGAAATCAAACAGAACGAAAGTTATGGTGACCGAGCTGAATCATTGATGGATGCCTTTACTTCGGGTCAGGATTGGGCGTCTGTTGTGGGCTATTCGGATGAATTGAATAAAATCACCAAGCAAGATGTGGTGGATTTTGCGAACAAATACCTGAATGACAATAATTATGTTGTTGTTTATAAGCGTAAGGGCGTTGATAACAATGTTGTTAAAGTTGTTAAACCTGAAATTACTCCTGTAACGGTCAATCGTGACGACCAGTCGGAGTTTTTGAAGCGGGTGGAAGCAATGCCAGAGGATAAAATCCAACCGGTATGGGTCGATTATAACAAAGATATACAGAAAGCTACTGCAAACGGTTTACCTGTGCTAGCTGTAAAGAACGCAGATAATGAACTGTTTTCGCTATCTTATCGTTTTGATGGTGGAAAATGGAGCAATAAATTACTTTCATTGGCTGCGGGTTATCTCGAATTTTTGGGTACAAAAGATAAGTCCAGTGAGCAATTCAGTAAAGATTTTTATCAATTGGCTTCTGATTTTTCGGTGTCTGCAGGGAATGAGGAAACCATGGTGTCGATTTCGGGGTTAAATTCAAACTTTACGGCTACGTTGAACTTGATTCAAGATCTGTTGCGTAATTGTGTTGCTGATCAGGAGGCTTTCAAAATGTATATTGCCCGCCTTAAAAAAGCGAGGGCAAATGCGAAAGAAAACAAGGGAGCGATCATGGAGGGCCTAAAGTCTTATGCTAAATACGGCGCTAAGAATCCGTTTAATAATGTGTTTACAGATGCGGAATTGGATGCGTTAAAAGCGGAGGACTTGGTGAAGGCATTGCACGATCTGGCTAATATGAAACATACGATGCTTTATTTTGGCCCGTTGACAGCTCAAGAATTTGTGGCGAAAGCGAAGCCTTTGAAACAAGGTGCCGGAGAGTATGTTCAGGCAAAAAAAGCGGTCGTGTTTGCCGAATTGCCAACAAGCAAAAATCAGGTTCTTTTTGCCAATTTCGATATGAAGCAGGCTGAAGTGTTTTGGTATAGAAGTTCAGGAATATACAACAGTGCCCTGACCCCGACTGTTTCATTGTTTAATAATTACTTTGGTGGCGGAATGGGAAGTATTGTCTTCCAGACTATCCGTGAATCAAAAGCATTGGCTTATTCAACTTATGCGTATTACGGACAGCCTTATAAAAAGGAAAATCACTATACGGTTGGAGCTTATGTTGGGACGCAGGCTGATAAATTTAATGATGCGATTAAAGGCATGAATGAGTTGCTGGATGTGTTGCCTGAAAGTGCTAAGGGACTGGATATTGCGAAAGTAAGTCTGGAAAAATCAATTGCCAGTGAGCGTGTGTTGAATGCCTCTATTTTAGGTAGTTATCTAGCGGCACAACGTTTGGGAAATGCAACTGATATTCGTAAAGTTGTTTATGAGCAAGCGCCAAAGTTAACTTATGGCGATCTAAATACTTTTCACAAGAAGGAAATGAGTCAAAAGCCGTACGTTTACTGTATTGTGGCGAAGGAAGAAAATCTTAAGCCAGAAGATCTTGCAAAACTGGGCGAGGTCAAAAAGCTGGATCTTAAAGAGATTTTCGGCTATTAGACCGGGCATTACTTGTCTGAAGAATTAGATTAACGTATAACATTAAAGAAGCCTCCGGTGTTTTCCGGAGGCTTCTTTTGTATCGGGGTTTTGCGATAGCCATTGTTTTCTTATTCTTATTTCACGCTATGGAATCCTTGTTTCACTGTTCGCGGGCAGCATTAGTTTTAGGGTGAGTTCGCTATTGTGGCTACTAAAACTTGTGTATTTAAAACCGGATAATCTCATCAATCTGTTCGTTGATGAATTGGAGCGTGTCCTCTTTGAATAACTCTCCCTCATCGTTCAATTCATTCTGAACACTGGGTAGAAAGATCTTGAGGGGGAGGACATGCATTCTTAAGTAGTGGCATATGCCAGTCAGATGATCGATGCCACGAAGATTGCCATAGCGTCCTGAAGATAGTCCGACCAATGCAACTTTTTTGTGATAGAAGCTGATCGGAAAAGTGCAGCAATCGATAAAAAGCTTGAGCGCTCCTGGGATACTTCCGTTGTATTCTGGGGCGATGAAGATAAACAGCTCAGCTTTGCTGACCTTTTCTTGGATAGGTTCAAATGCTGGACTTCTTTTGCCATAAAGATCTGTTTCTAAAATGTTTGCTGGTAGATCTTCTAAGGAAAAGATGTCACTTTCAATTGACTTACGGTCAAGTAATTGCTGGTAGCACTTTGCTATTTTTAACGTCTTACTATTGGGGCGGTTTGTTCCGGATATTATTAAAATCATTGTGTTGTTGATACTTATAAAAAGCGCAGTTTCAAAGTGGATACATATCTTGATTTTTTGTATCTTAGCATCCTGAGGATATGTGCTTTCGATCAATCAAAAGTACAAAATATGCTGAATTTGTTTTGCTAATTTGAATTGCAGATAAAAAATTTGGCAAATTGATCTTCAAAAAAGTGAAATGTGGAATAAAATGACATTTTAATTAAGAAAGGTTTTCATTCAAGATGGGAAAAGTAATTGCAATCGCAAATCAAAAGGGTGGGGTCGGAAAAACCACAACGTCAATTAATTTGGCGGCTAGTTTGGCGGTTTTAGAATATAAAACATTGTTGGTCGATGCGGATCCTCAAGCAAACTCTACTTCTGGGATTGGCTTTGACCCTCGTACAATCAGTGCAAGTGTATATGAGTGCTTGGTGAATGATCTGGATCCTCGTGAGGCTATCCAATCAACAGAAACACCAAATTTGGATCTGTTGCCGGCTCATATCGATTTGGTTGGGGCAGAAATTGAGATGATCAATATGCACGAAAGGGAGTACAAGATGAAAAAAATCTTGGACCAGGTTAAACAGGATTATGATTTTATTATCATCGACTGTTCGCCTTCCTTAGGCTTAATTACAATCAATGCATTGTCTGCTTCGGACTCCGTTATCATTCCGGTACAGTGTGAATACTTCGCTTTAGAAGGACTTGGAAAGTTATTGAACACAATTAAAATAGTTCAAAACCGTTTAAATACAAGTCTGGAGATCGAAGGAATTTTGTTGACGATGTATGATGTTCGTTTGAGGCTATCAAATCAGGTGGTCGAAGAAGTGAAAACACATTTTACAGATTTAGTTTTTGATACAATTATTCAGCGGAATACCCGTTTGAGCGAAGCTCCAAGCTTTGGAATTTCTGTAATCATGCATGATGCTTCCTGTAAAGGGGCTATCAACTATTTAAATTTGGCCCGTGAGATTTTACAGAAAAACGGGCATCTTAATGAAATGAATAAAACAGTAACCGCATAATATGGCAGCACATCAGCGTAAAACAGGGCTGGGAAGAGGTTTAGGTGCGCTATTAAACGATAGTGTAGAAGTTCCTGCTAAAAGTAATCAGCAAGTGGAAGAGGCTCCTCTAGTTACCCCAACTGCTGTAAAAACAACAAAAGAGAATGGTAGTATTAGCCATGTTCGTGTAGAGGAAATAGCTGTCAATCCTTTTCAGCCGCGTACCGAATTTGATCCGGTTGCTTTACAGGAGTTATCGGAATCGATTAGTTTACAAGGTTTAATTCAGCCGATTACAGTACGTAAAATTTCGGATGGCAATTATCAGCTAATTTCCGGGGAGCGGCGTCTCCGTGCTTCGCGCTTGGCTGGTATCACCGAAATTCCAGCGTATATCCGTACAGCCAATGATCAGCAGATGCTGGAAATGGCCTTGATTGAGAATATCCAACGGGAGAACCTCAATGCGATTGAAGTTGCCCTGAGTTTTCAGCGCATGATTGAGGAGTGTAATTTAAAACAGGAAGAATTGGGGGAGCGTGTTAGTAAAAACCGGTCTACTGTTACAAATTATCTCCGTTTATTAAAGCTTCCACCTGTCATTCAGGCGGCAATACGTGACGGGGCATTGACCATGGGGCATGCTCGTGCCCTGATTAATATTCCTGAGGTTGATAAGCAGCTTTATATCTTTAAGTTGATTATTGATCAAGGTCTATCTGTTCGCAAAGCGGAGGAACTGGTTCGTGAGTTACAAAAAGGCGGTAAGAAAAAAGCAGGAAAGGATAAAGCTCCGATGTCTTTCCAACTGCAGAAAATTGAAGATGATCTGGCTTCTAAATTTTCTTCTCGCGTCAAATTGAATCTGAAGAGCACAAAAGGAAAAGGAGCAATTGAGATCCCTTTTGAATCGGAAGATGATTTAAGTCGCATTCTTGAATTGTTAGACTGGTAATATGGCCAAGTTAATAAGCTTGATATTTGCGGTGTTTGCACTGTCGGTGGTACATGGACAGACTGTGGATACAATCCCCAAGAAACAAATAGCACCACCGGTCAAAATAGATAGCGTAAAGCAAAAATCGGTACAGGATACCGTAAAGAAAGAATCTCGGAAAGAACGTAAAAAACGCGAGAAGGAGGAAGCTAAGGCGAAAGAGAAGGTTGTGTTCAAGGATTCGACCCGCTTGGCTATTGAAGCAAAAAATAAACAAGCCTGGAAACGCTCTTTGGTACTTCCGGGCTGGGGACAATATACCAACGGTGGTGTGTGGTGGATAAAAGTGCCGGCTATCTACGGTGGTTTATTAACAACCGTCCTGGTTTTTGATTTTAATAATCGCTATTATAAAGAACTTTTAGGGGTGTTGCAAGACAATGAACTCGGTAGACCAATCGATCCGTATTATAGCGGTGTTTCTATTCAGTCTATTATTCGTGCGAAAGATAATGCACGACGAAATCGGGACCTCATGGTGCTTCTTACTTTAGGTGTTTATGGTCTGAATGTTGCGGAGGCCTACATCGACTCAATGCTCAAGTATCGTTGGAGTATTGGCGAGGATAAACCCAAAAAGACTGCTTTCTTAATTGGACCTACTTTAATGGATGCGAGTCTCGCGTCGGGAACTTATTCATTTAAACCTACTGTAGGACTTAAATTGACCATGAAATTCAATTAAATCCCGTATTCCTAAGATGATATCTCGATTGGAAATAATTGTTGATCAGGGTTTATCTCATTTGTCTTTTAGTGAATATTGCAAATACACTGCTAGTTCAGATTGATGTTTGTGGTTTTTAAACATGGGTATTTCATTGAAATTTTTTAATTTTAAAAATAAACTATACTTTTTTCTAAATATATGAACATCATTCTCTTGGGATATGGCAAAATGGGGCAGATCATCGAAAGATACGCGCTGAAAAGAGGCCATCAAATTTTTTTAGTTGTCGATGAACATAATCGTCCTAACCTGACTGCTGATGATATCAAAGGAGCTGATGTCGCAATAGACTTTAGTGTGCCTTCTGCAGCACTGGATAATATGGATCTTTGTCTTCAGGCAGGCGTACCTATTGTCGTCGGAACAACGGGTTGGTACGACCAATTGGATGAGGTTAAGGCGAAGTGTCTGGAGGCTGGTGGTTCCATTTTGTATGGATCAAACTTTTCCATTGGAGTAAATGTATTCTTCCATATCAATAGAATGTTGGCGAAGGCTTTGCAGCCATATAAACAATATGATGTTCAGGTCGAAGAGATACACCATATTCATAAATTGGACGCACCAAGTGGTACAGCAATTACCATTGCTGAAGGGATATTGGATAATAGCGATGTGAAAACCAACTGGGTGAATACTGTTGTTGGCGAGCAGGATGAAATTATTCCAAAACCACAGGAACTTTTAATAGAAAGTCATCGTATTGAGGAGGTTCCGGGAACACATACAGTGCTTTATAGCTCGGAGGTTGACCAAATCGAATTTAAACATACAGCACATAGCCGCGATGGATTTGCCTTAGGCGCTGTGGTTGCCGCTGAATGGTTGAATGGCAAAAAAGGTTTCTATCAAGTTACTGAAATTTTTGATTTTAATAAATAGTACTAATAAGTAGTTTATGGGCTTAATTATATTTGCGGTTTTAACAGCAATATCGGGATATGGACTGTGGCAATTGTTTGTTAAAGCTGGCAGAAATGGCTGGGAAGCAATCGTACCGTTTTATAGCCAATATATTCAGGCAAAATTGACCGGAAGACCTACATGGTGGGTGATTTTATTGCTGGTTCCAATTGTCAATGTCTTTGTTTTCTATAATCTTTATCTTGATTTTATACATTGTTTCGGAAAACGTCGTTTTTGGGAGAATGCTGCTGCAGTTTTGGTCCCTTTTATCGTTCTGCCGATGTGGGCAAAGGATAACAATGTACGTTTTTTGAATGGCTTATATGCGAAAAATCTGAAGGCCGCAAGCCAAGAAGGTGTTGAACTGACTGAAGAGAAGCGCGCGGAAATTGCACTTGAATCGTATAAGGATTATAAAATTAAATATCCGTATAAGAAATCCATGGTACGCGAGTGGGCGGATGCCATTGTATTTGCAACCGTAGCGGCATCGCTTATTCGTGGCTTCCTGATCGAAGCGTATATGATTCCAACAGGATCAATGGAGCGTACCTTGTTGATCGGGGATTTCTTATTTGTAAGCAAGTTAAATTATGGACCGCGTGTTCCCAACACGCCGATTGCCTTTCCTTTTGCCCATCATACGATGCCCATCACTGGAGGGAAAGCGTATTCTGAATTAATTGAACTACCCTATAAACGTCTGCCGGGATTTCAAAAGATTGAACGTAATGATGTCGTTGTCTTCAATTTTCCTGCAGGTGACACTGTCGCGCTTGAAAACCAAAATTCAAGTTATTATGATCTTGTAAGAGCTTATGGTTGGCAGACCGTCAATTCTCAGTTTACAATCCAGGCAAGACCTATTGATAAAAGGGAGAATTATATTAAACGCTGTGTTGGATTGCCTGGCGATAAAATTTTCATGAAAGATGCTAAACTCTTTGTGAACGACCAACCAGGATTTGATCCTCCAGAAAGCCAATTGGATTATCTCGTATTAACGGATGGTACCCCATTGAATATGGATAGGTTACGGGAGTTGAGAATTGAAACAGCCGGTGGCGATCAGCAGCCTGGTGTTTACCAGTTGTTCATGACAAAAGATGAACTAGCCATTGTAAAATCTTGGTCGAATGTCAAAGAAATCAGAAGAAATTCGGGTGGAGAAGGAGCTTATCCTTATGATCCACAATACAAATGGAATTTTGACAATTTTGGACCGATTTTAATCCCGAAGAAAGGATGGACGGTGGCATTA
Proteins encoded in this window:
- a CDS encoding acyloxyacyl hydrolase produces the protein MISRILAFVTLALLSFRATAQVTPRIENPKDTLQSRTPAKTRLIFQLEHESGGELKFNERSKETLADSYYSGLNFRVGFQTQFQDSLKSIYNEIFNYPIYGIGIYSSTFGQEHLGRPFAAYGFVAIPIRPKVNSRWNFNYRIALGLSGRFNPYNEEENPFNLLIGSKNNVFIDFGLQANYRLNKHFQIGAGAAFHHFSNGALALPNTGINLVPLSLSVSYTPTNKPFDFRKTSIPKMEKTEELHFNYAFGFKQIDREHDSQYFKSMLGAYYSKHLGYKWRLGAGFDAFYSASGNDAKVAGDKAGKFSALFSYGPAFYIDHVLNSRLYINGNIGAYLHRNEFNGESMPVYLRAGVRYKVYKDFFAGVSIKAHGGKADFIEWTTGYGIKLGKKRK
- a CDS encoding M16 family metallopeptidase, with protein sequence MIKNLFKITAVTFVLTTAGGALFAQNTKFDWKEATEGGYTYKYVTNDPTHSRFYKLKNGLTVILSPTKKEPRIQTYIATKAGSKTDPKDHTGLAHYLEHMLFKGTDKFGSKDWAKEKPLLDQIDALYEKYNGTTDETERKAIYKEIDKVSGEAAKYAIANEYDKLMASMGAEGTNAFTSFEQTVYQEQIPSNVMDKYLAVQAERFRYPVLRLFHTELEAVYEEKNISLDKDNRKAVESMFSAAFPNNNYGKQTTIGTVEHLKNPSLKAIREYFHTYYVPNNMGVIMSGDFDPTEVVKKVDKAFAFMQAKEIPAYTFDAEKPILTPVVREVKGPDAEFMLMGFRFPGAATKDARMLNLMSQILTNGSAGLIDLDLVKNQKLLGAGAFPYVLKDYSLLLLQGNPGQGQSLEEVQQLLLQELAKLRKGEFSDDLITAIVNNAKKDEIKQNESYGDRAESLMDAFTSGQDWASVVGYSDELNKITKQDVVDFANKYLNDNNYVVVYKRKGVDNNVVKVVKPEITPVTVNRDDQSEFLKRVEAMPEDKIQPVWVDYNKDIQKATANGLPVLAVKNADNELFSLSYRFDGGKWSNKLLSLAAGYLEFLGTKDKSSEQFSKDFYQLASDFSVSAGNEETMVSISGLNSNFTATLNLIQDLLRNCVADQEAFKMYIARLKKARANAKENKGAIMEGLKSYAKYGAKNPFNNVFTDAELDALKAEDLVKALHDLANMKHTMLYFGPLTAQEFVAKAKPLKQGAGEYVQAKKAVVFAELPTSKNQVLFANFDMKQAEVFWYRSSGIYNSALTPTVSLFNNYFGGGMGSIVFQTIRESKALAYSTYAYYGQPYKKENHYTVGAYVGTQADKFNDAIKGMNELLDVLPESAKGLDIAKVSLEKSIASERVLNASILGSYLAAQRLGNATDIRKVVYEQAPKLTYGDLNTFHKKEMSQKPYVYCIVAKEENLKPEDLAKLGEVKKLDLKEIFGY
- a CDS encoding NAD(P)H-dependent oxidoreductase produces the protein MILIISGTNRPNSKTLKIAKCYQQLLDRKSIESDIFSLEDLPANILETDLYGKRSPAFEPIQEKVSKAELFIFIAPEYNGSIPGALKLFIDCCTFPISFYHKKVALVGLSSGRYGNLRGIDHLTGICHYLRMHVLPLKIFLPSVQNELNDEGELFKEDTLQFINEQIDEIIRF
- a CDS encoding ParA family protein is translated as MGKVIAIANQKGGVGKTTTSINLAASLAVLEYKTLLVDADPQANSTSGIGFDPRTISASVYECLVNDLDPREAIQSTETPNLDLLPAHIDLVGAEIEMINMHEREYKMKKILDQVKQDYDFIIIDCSPSLGLITINALSASDSVIIPVQCEYFALEGLGKLLNTIKIVQNRLNTSLEIEGILLTMYDVRLRLSNQVVEEVKTHFTDLVFDTIIQRNTRLSEAPSFGISVIMHDASCKGAINYLNLAREILQKNGHLNEMNKTVTA
- a CDS encoding ParB/RepB/Spo0J family partition protein; this encodes MAAHQRKTGLGRGLGALLNDSVEVPAKSNQQVEEAPLVTPTAVKTTKENGSISHVRVEEIAVNPFQPRTEFDPVALQELSESISLQGLIQPITVRKISDGNYQLISGERRLRASRLAGITEIPAYIRTANDQQMLEMALIENIQRENLNAIEVALSFQRMIEECNLKQEELGERVSKNRSTVTNYLRLLKLPPVIQAAIRDGALTMGHARALINIPEVDKQLYIFKLIIDQGLSVRKAEELVRELQKGGKKKAGKDKAPMSFQLQKIEDDLASKFSSRVKLNLKSTKGKGAIEIPFESEDDLSRILELLDW
- a CDS encoding DUF5683 domain-containing protein, with amino-acid sequence MAKLISLIFAVFALSVVHGQTVDTIPKKQIAPPVKIDSVKQKSVQDTVKKESRKERKKREKEEAKAKEKVVFKDSTRLAIEAKNKQAWKRSLVLPGWGQYTNGGVWWIKVPAIYGGLLTTVLVFDFNNRYYKELLGVLQDNELGRPIDPYYSGVSIQSIIRAKDNARRNRDLMVLLTLGVYGLNVAEAYIDSMLKYRWSIGEDKPKKTAFLIGPTLMDASLASGTYSFKPTVGLKLTMKFN
- the dapB gene encoding 4-hydroxy-tetrahydrodipicolinate reductase, whose translation is MNIILLGYGKMGQIIERYALKRGHQIFLVVDEHNRPNLTADDIKGADVAIDFSVPSAALDNMDLCLQAGVPIVVGTTGWYDQLDEVKAKCLEAGGSILYGSNFSIGVNVFFHINRMLAKALQPYKQYDVQVEEIHHIHKLDAPSGTAITIAEGILDNSDVKTNWVNTVVGEQDEIIPKPQELLIESHRIEEVPGTHTVLYSSEVDQIEFKHTAHSRDGFALGAVVAAEWLNGKKGFYQVTEIFDFNK
- the lepB gene encoding signal peptidase I; the protein is MGLIIFAVLTAISGYGLWQLFVKAGRNGWEAIVPFYSQYIQAKLTGRPTWWVILLLVPIVNVFVFYNLYLDFIHCFGKRRFWENAAAVLVPFIVLPMWAKDNNVRFLNGLYAKNLKAASQEGVELTEEKRAEIALESYKDYKIKYPYKKSMVREWADAIVFATVAASLIRGFLIEAYMIPTGSMERTLLIGDFLFVSKLNYGPRVPNTPIAFPFAHHTMPITGGKAYSELIELPYKRLPGFQKIERNDVVVFNFPAGDTVALENQNSSYYDLVRAYGWQTVNSQFTIQARPIDKRENYIKRCVGLPGDKIFMKDAKLFVNDQPGFDPPESQLDYLVLTDGTPLNMDRLRELRIETAGGDQQPGVYQLFMTKDELAIVKSWSNVKEIRRNSGGEGAYPYDPQYKWNFDNFGPILIPKKGWTVALNAQTLPIYERAIRVYENNKLEKRSDGIYINDVKADHYTFKMDYFWMMGDNRHNSLDSRGWGFVPEDHVVGKALFTWMSWDEIGTGLSKIRWNRIFKGIH